A part of Syntrophomonadaceae bacterium genomic DNA contains:
- the rplP gene encoding 50S ribosomal protein L16 has protein sequence MLMPKRVKYRRQHLIWPEGKAQSGNEIAFGEYGLQAVEAGWITSRQIEAARVAMTRFIKRGGKVWIKIFPDLSVTAKPAETRMGSGKGAPEFWVAPVKVGRILFELAGVTEDIAKEAMRLAAHKLPIKAKFVKRAGVGGDANETE, from the coding sequence ATGCTAATGCCGAAAAGAGTTAAATACCGGAGGCAGCATCTCATCTGGCCGGAAGGAAAGGCCCAAAGTGGAAACGAGATTGCCTTCGGCGAATATGGATTACAGGCGGTTGAAGCCGGTTGGATTACCAGCCGCCAGATCGAGGCTGCCAGGGTTGCCATGACCCGGTTTATCAAGCGGGGAGGCAAGGTCTGGATTAAGATCTTTCCGGATTTGTCTGTTACTGCCAAACCGGCTGAAACCAGGATGGGCAGTGGAAAAGGTGCACCGGAGTTTTGGGTAGCCCCGGTTAAGGTTGGCCGGATTTTGTTTGAACTGGCAGGGGTTACCGAAGATATAGCCAAAGAGGCCATGCGCCTGGCGGCCCACAAGCTGCCAATCAAGGCCAAGTTTGTTAAACGTGCAGGAGTGGGTGGTGACGCTAATGAAACTGAATGA
- a CDS encoding type Z 30S ribosomal protein S14, translating to MAKTSMIMKQQRPPKFQVRGYNRCKLCGRPHGYMRKFGMCRICFRGLSYRGEIPGVTKASW from the coding sequence ATGGCCAAAACATCCATGATCATGAAGCAACAGAGGCCGCCTAAATTCCAGGTTCGTGGATACAACAGGTGTAAACTTTGTGGCAGGCCTCATGGCTATATGCGAAAATTCGGCATGTGCCGGATCTGCTTCCGTGGACTGTCATACCGGGGCGAGATACCTGGCGTAACAAAGGCAAGTTGGTAG
- the rplX gene encoding 50S ribosomal protein L24, translating to MSTPKVHVKKGDTVIVITGKSIGKKGKILEVEPEKQRVLVEGVNMVKRHTKPSKNMQRGGIIEKESPVASSNVMIFCGRCSKPTRIGKKLLDNGTKARVCKKCGEVLDK from the coding sequence ATGTCAACACCAAAGGTCCATGTAAAAAAAGGCGATACCGTTATTGTTATTACTGGAAAGAGCATAGGCAAAAAGGGCAAGATTCTGGAGGTTGAGCCAGAAAAGCAAAGGGTTCTTGTCGAGGGCGTAAACATGGTTAAGCGCCATACCAAGCCGTCTAAAAATATGCAGCGGGGCGGTATTATTGAAAAGGAAAGTCCTGTTGCCAGTTCTAATGTGATGATCTTTTGTGGCAGATGCAGCAAGCCGACCCGCATAGGAAAAAAACTGCTTGATAATGGGACTAAGGCCAGAGTTTGTAAGAAATGCGGCGAAGTGCTGGATAAGTAG
- the rpsS gene encoding 30S ribosomal protein S19: MGRSLKKGPYCERGLLEKVEIMNEKGDKRVIKTWSRRSTIFPQMVGHTFAVHDGKKHVPIYITEEMVGHKLGEFAPTRTFRGHGAHTERSTTLK, translated from the coding sequence ATGGGCAGATCATTGAAAAAGGGGCCTTACTGTGAAAGAGGACTGCTGGAAAAAGTCGAAATAATGAACGAGAAGGGCGATAAAAGAGTAATCAAGACCTGGTCACGCCGTTCGACCATCTTCCCCCAAATGGTAGGTCATACCTTTGCGGTTCACGATGGCAAAAAGCATGTGCCAATTTATATTACTGAAGAAATGGTAGGGCATAAACTGGGTGAATTTGCGCCTACCAGGACATTTCGAGGACATGGTGCTCACACAGAGCGTTCCACTACCTTGAAATAG
- the rplC gene encoding 50S ribosomal protein L3 produces the protein MQPMSKKLLGYKAGMTQIFTPEGKCIPVTAIKAGPCVVVQKKVDATDGYNAIQVGFGEIKDNKVTKPIKGHFNKANLKPFKHLREFRWDNVDAYQVGQEIKADIFNAGDMVDVTAVSKGKGFAGGIKRHGFHRGPMKHGSKYHRRPGTAGAKGPARVFKGHKMPGRLGGVPVTVQNLQVVQADADRNLLLIRGAVPGPVNGLVTIKTTVKS, from the coding sequence GTGCAACCGATGAGCAAAAAGCTTCTTGGCTACAAAGCCGGGATGACCCAAATATTTACTCCGGAAGGAAAGTGTATTCCGGTGACTGCTATCAAAGCCGGACCCTGTGTGGTTGTGCAAAAAAAGGTCGATGCCACAGATGGGTATAATGCCATTCAGGTTGGTTTCGGGGAGATAAAAGACAATAAAGTAACCAAACCAATCAAAGGCCACTTTAACAAGGCAAATTTAAAACCATTTAAGCACCTGCGCGAATTTCGCTGGGACAATGTAGACGCCTACCAGGTAGGCCAGGAGATTAAGGCTGATATTTTCAACGCGGGCGATATGGTAGATGTGACTGCTGTATCTAAAGGAAAAGGTTTTGCCGGCGGGATTAAACGCCATGGTTTTCACCGCGGTCCAATGAAGCACGGTTCAAAATACCACCGCCGTCCGGGTACTGCCGGAGCCAAAGGGCCGGCCAGAGTTTTCAAAGGACATAAAATGCCGGGCCGTCTGGGCGGAGTGCCGGTGACAGTCCAGAACCTGCAGGTTGTACAGGCGGATGCAGATCGGAACCTGCTCCTCATCAGGGGGGCTGTCCCAGGTCCTGTCAACGGTCTGGTGACGATCAAAACCACGGTGAAGTCTTAG
- the rplN gene encoding 50S ribosomal protein L14, which yields MIQAETRLKVGDNTGAKELLCIRVMGGAHRRYASVGDVIIASVKEATPGGVVKKGEVVRAVVVRTAKEVRRPDGSYIKFDENAAVIINDQGNPRGTRIFGPVARELREKDFMKIVSLAPEVI from the coding sequence GTGATTCAAGCTGAGACCAGGCTGAAGGTAGGAGACAATACCGGCGCCAAAGAGCTTCTTTGTATTAGAGTTATGGGCGGTGCCCATAGGCGTTATGCGTCTGTTGGCGATGTGATTATTGCCTCAGTCAAAGAAGCAACACCGGGCGGCGTGGTTAAAAAAGGCGAAGTCGTCAGGGCGGTTGTAGTAAGGACGGCCAAAGAGGTAAGGCGGCCCGACGGGTCTTATATAAAGTTTGATGAAAATGCAGCAGTAATAATTAACGACCAGGGCAATCCCAGGGGGACCAGGATATTTGGCCCGGTAGCCAGGGAATTGCGGGAGAAGGATTTTATGAAAATCGTTTCATTAGCGCCGGAAGTTATTTAG
- the rpmC gene encoding 50S ribosomal protein L29 has product MKLNEIKDLSTTELERKVDDLKQELFNLRFQLATGQLDNPMRIRMVRHNIAQTKTVLRERQLKETKRAQ; this is encoded by the coding sequence ATGAAACTGAATGAAATCAAGGACCTTTCCACAACTGAACTAGAACGCAAGGTAGACGATCTGAAACAGGAGTTATTTAATTTGCGGTTTCAGCTGGCCACCGGGCAATTGGATAATCCGATGCGAATTCGCATGGTGCGCCACAATATTGCCCAAACCAAAACTGTGCTGCGGGAAAGACAATTAAAAGAAACCAAACGCGCCCAGTAA
- the rpsG gene encoding 30S ribosomal protein S7, giving the protein MPRRGMVPKNEILPDPIYNNKVLAKMINQIMSRGKKGVAQSICYCAFDIIKEKSGRDPLEVFEQAMKNVMPVLEVKARRVGGANYQVPIEVRADRRQALGIRWIINFARKRSGKSMEDRLASELMDAANNTGGAVKKREDTHKMAEANKAFAHYRW; this is encoded by the coding sequence ATGCCGCGTAGAGGTATGGTGCCGAAAAATGAAATACTGCCCGATCCGATTTACAACAACAAGGTTCTGGCCAAGATGATCAACCAGATCATGAGCAGGGGGAAAAAGGGCGTTGCTCAGTCAATCTGTTATTGCGCGTTTGATATTATCAAGGAAAAGTCCGGCCGGGACCCTTTGGAAGTTTTTGAGCAGGCTATGAAAAACGTAATGCCGGTTTTAGAGGTAAAGGCTCGCCGGGTAGGTGGAGCTAACTATCAGGTGCCGATTGAAGTCAGGGCGGACCGCCGTCAGGCTCTGGGTATTCGTTGGATTATCAACTTTGCCCGGAAGCGCTCGGGGAAAAGCATGGAAGACAGGCTCGCATCTGAATTGATGGATGCCGCTAATAACACTGGCGGAGCCGTTAAAAAACGGGAAGATACCCATAAGATGGCCGAAGCTAATAAAGCCTTTGCCCACTATCGCTGGTAG
- the rplD gene encoding 50S ribosomal protein L4, protein MPKITLYNMKGQAVGEVDLNDMVFGVEVNKAVLHDAVVMQLASRRQGTAATKTRAMVSGGGRKPWRQKGTGRARAGSTRSPIWRHGGVTFGPQPRSYKYSLPRKVRRLAMKSALSDKVNGGNLIVVDELSFAKPRTKEMINVLKALLVDTRALVVTAENNENVYLSARNIAGVTPITASGLNVYDLLYHDKLVITKDAVAKVEEVLANG, encoded by the coding sequence ATGCCAAAAATAACATTATATAATATGAAGGGCCAGGCGGTCGGTGAAGTTGACCTGAACGACATGGTTTTTGGAGTAGAAGTTAATAAAGCCGTACTCCATGATGCAGTAGTAATGCAGCTGGCCAGCAGAAGGCAGGGTACCGCTGCCACCAAGACCAGGGCTATGGTCAGCGGCGGCGGCAGGAAGCCATGGCGGCAAAAGGGCACTGGCCGGGCCAGAGCAGGGAGCACCAGGTCTCCCATCTGGCGTCATGGCGGGGTTACTTTTGGACCTCAGCCGAGAAGCTACAAATATTCTTTACCAAGAAAGGTCCGCAGACTGGCGATGAAGTCGGCTTTATCCGATAAAGTTAACGGCGGGAACTTGATTGTGGTTGATGAGCTTAGCTTCGCAAAACCCAGGACAAAAGAAATGATAAACGTGCTCAAGGCCCTGTTGGTGGATACCAGAGCACTGGTCGTGACAGCTGAAAACAATGAAAATGTGTACCTGTCTGCCCGCAATATTGCTGGCGTTACCCCTATTACCGCTAGCGGTCTCAATGTATATGACCTGTTATATCATGATAAACTTGTCATCACAAAGGATGCCGTGGCAAAAGTAGAGGAGGTGCTGGCAAATGGCTAA
- the fusA gene encoding elongation factor G, with protein MPRQFPLEKTRNIGIMAHIDAGKTTTTERILFYTGKVHKIGEVHDGAATMDWMIQEQERGITITSAATTCLWKDHKINIIDTPGHVDFTVEVERSLRVLDGAVAVFCSVGGVEPQSETVWRQADKYGVPRIAYINKMDRVGADFFRGVQMIENRLGANPVPVQLPIGVEDSFRGIVDLVRNTARIYVDDLGNSIEETTIPEEMLELVGSYRERLLETVADSDETLMVKYLEGEELTVGEIVAAIRKATIEVKIIPVLCGSSFKNKGVQPLLDAVVDYLPSPLDIPSVSGVVPETGLEDQREAVDDAPFAALAFKIMADPYVGKLTFFRVYSGSLKTGSYIYNSTKNKRERIGRILQMHANHREEVPGVLTGDIAAAVGLKDTTTGDTLCDEAHPIMLESMQFPQPVISVAIEPKTKQDQDKMSIALGKLMDEDPTFRVHTDSETGQTLISGMGELHLEIIVDRLLREFKVDANVGRPQVAYKEGIKGRTKAEGKYVRQSGGRGQYGHVWLELEPLDRGTGYEFVDKIVGGAIPREYIPAVDAGIREALANGVIAGYPMTDVKVTLYDGSFHEVDSSEMAFKIAGSLGFKSGARSAIPILLEPVMKVEVVVPDEYMGDVIGDLSARRGRVEGMEPRAGAQVIRANVPLAEMFGYATDLRSKTQGRGTYIMQFDHYEEVPKNIADAIVVNRQGGIG; from the coding sequence ATGCCGAGACAGTTTCCGCTTGAAAAGACGCGCAACATCGGAATCATGGCTCATATTGATGCCGGGAAAACGACTACCACTGAGCGCATCTTGTTTTATACCGGAAAAGTGCATAAGATTGGCGAAGTGCATGACGGGGCCGCTACCATGGATTGGATGATCCAAGAGCAGGAAAGAGGTATTACAATCACCTCCGCTGCAACAACCTGTTTGTGGAAAGACCACAAAATTAATATTATTGATACACCAGGACACGTGGACTTTACTGTTGAAGTAGAGCGCTCTCTGCGGGTCCTAGATGGGGCTGTTGCTGTTTTTTGCTCTGTCGGCGGGGTAGAGCCCCAGTCGGAGACTGTATGGCGTCAAGCTGACAAATACGGGGTGCCGCGGATCGCTTATATTAATAAAATGGACCGGGTAGGGGCCGATTTCTTCCGCGGGGTTCAGATGATTGAAAACCGGTTGGGGGCCAATCCGGTACCTGTTCAGCTTCCGATCGGTGTTGAGGACAGCTTCCGGGGAATTGTAGACTTGGTCCGCAACACAGCAAGGATTTATGTGGATGACCTGGGCAACAGTATCGAGGAAACCACTATTCCTGAAGAAATGTTGGAATTGGTCGGCAGCTACAGGGAGAGACTGCTGGAAACAGTAGCCGACAGTGATGAAACGTTAATGGTCAAATACCTGGAAGGGGAAGAATTGACTGTCGGGGAGATTGTGGCAGCCATCAGAAAGGCCACAATAGAAGTAAAAATAATTCCTGTCCTTTGCGGTTCATCTTTTAAGAATAAAGGAGTGCAGCCGCTTCTGGACGCGGTAGTGGATTACCTTCCTTCTCCCCTTGATATTCCAAGTGTCAGTGGTGTTGTTCCGGAAACAGGCCTTGAGGACCAGCGAGAAGCAGTTGATGATGCTCCTTTTGCGGCTCTGGCCTTCAAGATCATGGCAGACCCCTATGTGGGCAAGCTAACCTTTTTCCGGGTCTATTCCGGCAGCCTGAAGACCGGCTCTTATATCTATAATTCTACCAAGAATAAGCGAGAGCGCATCGGCCGGATCTTGCAGATGCATGCCAATCACCGGGAAGAGGTGCCGGGGGTTTTAACAGGCGATATCGCCGCCGCTGTTGGGTTAAAGGATACTACTACCGGCGATACCTTGTGCGACGAAGCGCACCCGATAATGCTGGAATCAATGCAGTTTCCTCAGCCGGTTATTTCGGTGGCCATTGAGCCTAAGACCAAGCAGGATCAGGATAAAATGAGCATCGCTTTAGGGAAATTGATGGATGAAGACCCTACCTTCAGGGTGCATACAGATTCTGAGACCGGGCAGACTCTGATCTCCGGCATGGGGGAACTGCACCTGGAGATTATCGTCGACCGGCTGCTGCGGGAATTCAAGGTCGATGCCAATGTGGGAAGACCTCAGGTGGCTTATAAGGAAGGCATTAAAGGCCGGACCAAAGCTGAAGGAAAATATGTCCGCCAAAGCGGCGGCCGGGGTCAATACGGTCATGTCTGGCTCGAACTGGAGCCGCTGGACCGGGGAACCGGGTACGAGTTTGTTGACAAAATTGTTGGCGGAGCCATTCCAAGGGAATATATTCCAGCGGTTGATGCGGGTATCAGAGAAGCCCTGGCTAATGGTGTTATCGCCGGTTATCCCATGACAGATGTCAAGGTAACCTTGTACGACGGCTCCTTCCATGAAGTCGATTCTTCGGAAATGGCTTTTAAAATCGCCGGATCCCTTGGCTTTAAATCCGGTGCCAGAAGCGCTATTCCCATCTTGCTGGAGCCGGTGATGAAAGTGGAAGTGGTTGTTCCGGACGAGTACATGGGAGATGTAATCGGCGACCTGAGTGCTCGCCGTGGCCGGGTGGAAGGAATGGAACCAAGGGCCGGGGCTCAGGTTATCCGGGCCAATGTGCCCCTGGCGGAAATGTTTGGTTATGCTACCGACCTGCGCTCCAAAACTCAGGGCCGCGGGACTTACATCATGCAATTTGACCATTATGAAGAGGTGCCAAAGAATATTGCCGATGCAATTGTTGTTAACCGGCAGGGCGGAATAGGTTAG
- the tuf gene encoding elongation factor Tu encodes MGKAKFERKKPHVNVGTIGHVDHGKTTLTAAITLVLSKVGGAVATAYDQIDNAPEERERGITINTAHVEYETASRHYAHVDCPGHADYVKNMITGAAQMDGAILVVSAADGPMPQTREHILLARQVGVPYIVVFLNKADMVDDQELMELVEMEVRELLSDYEFPGDEIPMIAGSALKAMECGCGKRECEWCNKIWALMDAVDSYIPTPKRDIDKPFLLPVEDVFTITGRGTVTTGRVERGTIKVGEEVEIVGFTTSPRKTVVTGVEMFRKLLDQAQAGDNVGTLLRGVDRKDVERGQVLAKPGSIKPHTKFFAEVYVLTKEEGGRHTPFFNGYRPQFYFRTTDVTGVAHLPEGVEMVMPGDNIKMTIELITPIAIEEGLRFAIREGGRTVGAGVVSKIG; translated from the coding sequence ATGGGAAAAGCAAAATTTGAGCGGAAGAAGCCCCACGTTAATGTAGGGACGATAGGGCATGTGGACCATGGGAAGACAACCCTGACGGCAGCAATCACCTTAGTATTGTCCAAGGTAGGCGGGGCAGTGGCAACAGCCTACGATCAGATTGACAATGCACCCGAGGAGAGAGAAAGAGGCATTACCATCAACACCGCCCATGTGGAATACGAGACAGCCTCCCGGCACTATGCCCATGTGGATTGTCCCGGGCACGCCGACTATGTGAAGAACATGATCACCGGGGCGGCCCAGATGGACGGAGCTATATTGGTGGTTAGCGCAGCCGATGGTCCGATGCCCCAGACCAGAGAGCATATTTTGCTGGCCCGCCAGGTAGGAGTGCCATATATTGTCGTATTTTTGAACAAGGCCGACATGGTAGACGACCAGGAGCTGATGGAGCTCGTAGAGATGGAAGTGCGCGAGTTATTAAGCGACTATGAATTTCCCGGCGACGAGATTCCAATGATCGCCGGTTCAGCCTTAAAGGCCATGGAATGCGGCTGCGGCAAGCGGGAGTGCGAGTGGTGCAACAAGATCTGGGCCTTGATGGATGCAGTAGACAGCTATATCCCCACCCCCAAGCGCGACATTGACAAGCCCTTTTTGTTGCCCGTGGAAGACGTATTTACCATTACCGGCCGGGGCACAGTGACGACCGGGAGAGTAGAGCGCGGTACCATCAAAGTGGGAGAAGAAGTAGAGATTGTAGGGTTTACCACCAGCCCGCGGAAGACCGTGGTTACCGGTGTGGAGATGTTTCGCAAGCTATTAGATCAAGCCCAGGCCGGAGACAACGTGGGGACCTTGTTAAGAGGAGTAGACCGCAAGGATGTAGAGCGGGGCCAGGTATTGGCCAAGCCCGGTTCCATCAAGCCCCACACCAAGTTTTTTGCAGAAGTATACGTCCTGACCAAAGAAGAGGGCGGGCGCCACACCCCCTTCTTTAACGGGTACCGTCCCCAGTTTTACTTTAGGACCACCGATGTGACCGGAGTGGCCCACCTGCCCGAAGGAGTAGAGATGGTGATGCCCGGAGACAACATCAAGATGACAATTGAGCTGATTACCCCGATTGCGATTGAAGAAGGTTTGCGGTTCGCTATTCGTGAAGGCGGCCGGACAGTAGGAGCAGGAGTAGTGAGCAAAATAGGCTAA
- the rplW gene encoding 50S ribosomal protein L23 — MAKAHEVIVRPVVSEKSIGQMQDANKYTFIVNNKANKVEIKKAVEELFKVTVLNVNTLKVPSKKRRQGRFQGLTPERKKAIVTLKDGDKIQVMEGL, encoded by the coding sequence ATGGCTAAGGCCCATGAAGTCATTGTGCGGCCAGTGGTATCAGAAAAGTCCATCGGCCAGATGCAAGACGCCAATAAATACACCTTTATCGTGAACAACAAAGCCAATAAAGTGGAAATTAAAAAGGCTGTTGAAGAGCTTTTCAAGGTTACAGTGCTTAATGTAAATACCTTGAAAGTTCCCAGCAAGAAGCGCCGCCAGGGTCGTTTTCAGGGTTTAACCCCTGAGCGGAAGAAAGCTATTGTAACACTGAAAGACGGCGATAAGATCCAGGTGATGGAAGGACTTTAA
- the rpsC gene encoding 30S ribosomal protein S3: MGQKVHPKGLRLGIIKDWDAKWYAGKKEFATLLHEDLKIRKHLKKRLFTAGIAGIEIERTANRVKVTIRTAKPGVVIGRGGAEVESLRKDLEKMTGRQVNLNIIEIKKPEIDAQLVAENIAAQLEKRISFRRAMKQAVTRAMRLGAEGIRIACAGRLAGAEIARTEWYAEGKVPLHTLRADIDYGFAESNTTYGKIGVKCWIYKGEVLPEAKGVVQEGGK, translated from the coding sequence GTGGGTCAAAAAGTCCATCCAAAAGGTTTGCGCCTGGGAATTATCAAGGATTGGGATGCCAAGTGGTATGCAGGTAAGAAGGAGTTTGCCACTTTGCTCCACGAGGATCTGAAGATTCGTAAACACTTAAAAAAGCGGCTTTTCACTGCAGGTATTGCGGGCATTGAGATCGAGCGCACCGCAAACAGGGTTAAGGTGACCATCCGCACTGCCAAGCCTGGGGTAGTTATTGGCCGGGGTGGTGCAGAGGTAGAAAGTCTGCGCAAGGACTTGGAGAAAATGACTGGCCGCCAGGTTAATTTAAATATTATTGAAATCAAAAAGCCGGAAATTGACGCCCAGCTCGTTGCGGAGAATATCGCTGCCCAGCTGGAGAAGAGAATTTCGTTCCGGCGCGCAATGAAGCAAGCTGTAACCAGGGCAATGCGCTTAGGAGCCGAGGGTATCCGGATTGCCTGTGCCGGTCGCCTGGCCGGGGCGGAGATTGCCAGGACTGAATGGTATGCGGAAGGCAAAGTTCCGCTGCACACCCTGCGGGCCGACATTGATTACGGCTTCGCAGAGTCCAATACAACCTATGGAAAAATCGGTGTCAAGTGTTGGATTTATAAAGGCGAGGTTTTACCCGAAGCTAAAGGAGTTGTCCAGGAAGGGGGAAAATAG
- the rpsJ gene encoding 30S ribosomal protein S10: MAKQKIRIRLKAYDHQVLDQSAKKIVETAKRTGSRVSGPIPLPTEKNIYTILRSPHVNKDSREQFEMRTHKRLIDIADPNPKTVDALMRLDLPAGVDIEIKL; the protein is encoded by the coding sequence ATGGCAAAACAAAAAATAAGAATCAGGCTTAAGGCCTATGATCACCAAGTGCTGGATCAATCAGCCAAAAAAATTGTCGAAACAGCTAAGCGCACAGGCTCAAGGGTTTCTGGCCCTATTCCGTTGCCAACGGAAAAAAACATTTATACAATCCTGCGGTCACCCCATGTGAATAAAGACTCCCGCGAGCAGTTCGAGATGAGAACCCATAAGCGCCTGATTGACATTGCCGATCCCAACCCAAAAACCGTGGATGCATTAATGCGTCTTGACCTGCCCGCAGGTGTGGATATAGAAATTAAATTGTAA
- the rplV gene encoding 50S ribosomal protein L22, with translation MEAKAVAKYVRISPGKIRQVVDLIRGKNIKEALAILRFAPKRASEVVEKAVKSAVANAEHNYEMSGEKLYVTKVYVDQGPTWKRFKPRARGRADLARRRTSHVTVVVSEKEV, from the coding sequence TTGGAGGCTAAAGCAGTAGCTAAGTATGTCAGGATTTCTCCCGGCAAGATCCGGCAGGTAGTGGATCTGATCAGGGGAAAGAATATTAAAGAGGCCTTGGCAATTTTAAGATTTGCTCCCAAAAGGGCTTCGGAAGTAGTTGAAAAAGCAGTGAAATCTGCTGTCGCCAATGCTGAGCATAACTACGAGATGAGCGGCGAGAAGCTCTATGTTACCAAGGTATATGTTGACCAGGGTCCGACATGGAAGAGGTTTAAGCCCCGGGCTAGGGGAAGAGCTGATCTGGCACGCAGAAGAACTAGCCATGTAACAGTAGTTGTCAGCGAGAAGGAGGTCTGA
- the rplB gene encoding 50S ribosomal protein L2 has product MGIKKFKPTSPGRRQMTVSTFAEITTDQPEKSLLEPLSKKAGRNAAGRLTVRHQGGGHKRKYRVLDFKRNKDNIPAKVSSIEYDPNRSANIALLNYADGEKRYILAPLGLKVGDTVYSGPEADIKVGNSLPIQQIPVGTIIHSIELKPGAGGQLVRSAGGAAQLMAKEGKYAHVRLPSGEVRLVLLTCRATIGQVGNLEHENISIGKAGRSRWMGVRPAVRGVVMNPVDHPHGGGEGRSPIGRKNPVTPWGKPAIGGKTRKKKKPSSKMIVKARKK; this is encoded by the coding sequence ATGGGCATCAAGAAGTTCAAGCCGACATCGCCGGGACGGCGGCAGATGACGGTATCCACTTTTGCAGAAATTACGACGGACCAGCCAGAGAAGTCCCTGTTAGAGCCCCTAAGTAAAAAAGCCGGCCGAAATGCCGCAGGACGTTTGACTGTCAGGCATCAAGGCGGGGGGCACAAGCGCAAGTACAGGGTGCTCGACTTTAAACGCAATAAAGACAACATTCCAGCGAAGGTATCTTCTATTGAATATGACCCCAACCGGTCTGCCAACATTGCTCTTTTAAATTATGCTGACGGCGAGAAGCGGTATATCTTGGCCCCACTGGGCTTGAAAGTAGGAGACACGGTATACTCCGGTCCGGAAGCTGACATTAAGGTCGGAAACTCTTTGCCAATCCAGCAGATACCTGTTGGTACCATTATTCACAGCATTGAGCTGAAGCCGGGAGCAGGCGGCCAATTGGTTCGTTCAGCCGGAGGGGCTGCCCAGTTGATGGCTAAAGAGGGCAAATACGCTCATGTGCGATTGCCGTCAGGTGAGGTCAGACTGGTGCTTCTGACCTGCCGGGCGACCATCGGCCAGGTTGGCAACCTGGAACACGAAAATATTTCTATCGGCAAGGCAGGACGCAGCCGCTGGATGGGTGTTAGACCAGCGGTCCGCGGCGTGGTGATGAACCCTGTGGACCATCCCCATGGCGGCGGCGAAGGCCGTTCACCGATCGGTCGCAAGAACCCGGTTACGCCTTGGGGCAAACCGGCAATTGGGGGCAAGACCAGGAAGAAGAAAAAGCCTTCTAGTAAGATGATTGTTAAAGCCAGGAAGAAATAA
- the rplE gene encoding 50S ribosomal protein L5: MARLKEKYLQEVKPAMQSKFGYQNVMEIPRLLKVVVNMGVGEATQNPKSLDAAVQDMTAITGQKPVITRAKKSIAAFKLRQGVAIGAKVTMRGSRMYEFVDRLVNTALPRVRDFRGISPKGFDGRGNFTMGLKEQLIFPEIDYDKVDKVRGMDIVFVTSAKTDEEARALLKLMGMPFRES; this comes from the coding sequence ATGGCAAGGTTAAAGGAGAAGTACCTCCAAGAGGTAAAACCGGCCATGCAGTCCAAATTCGGTTACCAGAACGTGATGGAGATACCGCGGCTTTTAAAAGTCGTAGTTAACATGGGCGTAGGGGAGGCAACCCAAAACCCCAAGTCGCTAGACGCTGCGGTTCAAGATATGACGGCGATCACCGGGCAAAAACCTGTGATTACCCGGGCTAAAAAGTCAATCGCCGCTTTTAAACTGCGGCAGGGCGTAGCTATTGGAGCGAAGGTGACTATGCGGGGTAGCCGGATGTACGAGTTTGTGGATAGATTAGTTAATACAGCTTTGCCCCGGGTGAGGGATTTTAGGGGGATTTCGCCAAAGGGTTTTGACGGAAGAGGTAACTTCACCATGGGTCTTAAGGAACAGCTTATTTTCCCGGAGATCGACTACGATAAAGTTGACAAGGTGCGGGGTATGGATATTGTATTTGTGACCTCAGCGAAGACCGACGAGGAAGCAAGAGCATTATTAAAGTTAATGGGAATGCCTTTTAGAGAGAGTTGA
- the rpsQ gene encoding 30S ribosomal protein S17: protein MQVERAMRKTRTGQVVSNKMDKTVIVSVETLIRHKEYGRTMKVSKKFKAHDENNQCQIGDLVEIMETRPLSKEKRWRVVEILKKTQNV from the coding sequence ATGCAGGTGGAACGAGCAATGCGAAAGACCAGGACTGGTCAAGTAGTCAGCAATAAAATGGATAAGACGGTGATTGTTTCGGTTGAAACCTTGATCAGGCACAAGGAATACGGCCGTACTATGAAGGTAAGCAAAAAATTCAAGGCCCATGATGAAAATAATCAATGCCAGATTGGTGATCTGGTTGAGATCATGGAGACCCGTCCGTTAAGCAAAGAAAAAAGATGGCGGGTAGTCGAAATCCTTAAAAAGACCCAGAATGTTTAA